One stretch of Nicotiana tabacum cultivar K326 chromosome 18, ASM71507v2, whole genome shotgun sequence DNA includes these proteins:
- the LOC142172752 gene encoding uncharacterized protein LOC142172752, giving the protein MEAVTPKKKGSKELKNVDLGSNFKSNGTRSRGGVERKEVWWEIGAARGLFTGPWVVCGDFNTVRYPSEKKNCVRYTRSMAEFSYFIEGMGLVDLQLLGGKFTWKKGTNFNSAARLDRFLVSEEWDEGFRNIKQSILHRVTSDHSPVMIQCGNWEPVKFFFKFENWWLLTEGFKNRIKTWWESFSCTGRPDYILAFKLKALKEKLKEWSKTIQGNLKIQKQHILDQLAEIEDIQELRSLNEEETHKKTSLLLEFEENARKEEIAWRQRSRALWLKEGDRNTKFFHRTANAHKRYNNIDKLQVNGETVENSEDITRKIISFYQKLYTEAEEWRPQCSLRDCQTISSEDNQMLLSLLKSGRMSKHV; this is encoded by the exons ATGGAAGCTGTCACaccaaagaagaaaggaagcaaagaattgaaaaacgTAGATCTTGGTAGCAATTTCAAAAGCAATGGCACAAGAAGCAGGGGAGG GGTTGAAAGAAAAGAAGTATGGTGGGAGATAGGAGCTGCTAGGGGTCTATTCACTGGGCCTTGGGTTGTGTGTGGGGATTTTAACACTGTTAGATATCCCTCAGAGAAGAAGAACTGTGTTAGGTATACCAGATCAATGGCAGAATTCTCATATTTCATTGAGGGCATGGGTTTAGTTGATCTGCAACTACTGGGAGGCAAGTTCACATGGAAGAAAGGAACAAATTTCAACAGTGCTGCTAGACTGGACAGGTTTCTAGTCTCTGAAGAATGGGATGAAGGATTTAGAAACATTAAACAGTCAATCCTTCACAGGGTTACCTCTGACCATTCACCTGTCATGATTCAGTGTGGCAATTGGGAACCAGtgaaattttttttcaaattcgaGAATTGGTGGCTGCTGACTGAAGGTTTCAAGAATAGAATTAAAACATGGTGGGAGTCATTTTCATGTACTGGCAGACCTGATTACATCCTGGCTTTCAAGCTGAAAGCTTTGAAGGAAAAACTCAAAGAATGGAGCAAGACAATTCAAGGCAATCTGAAGATACAGAAACAACATATATTGGACCAACTTGCTGAAATTGAGGATATACAAGAACTGAGGAGCTTGAATGAGGAAGAGACACACAAAAAAACCTCTCTACTGCTAGAATTTGAGGAAAATGCTCGGAAGGAGGAGATAGCTTGGAGGCAACGGTCCAGGGCCTTATGGTTGAAAGAAGGTGACAGAAATACTAAGTTCTTTCACAGAACTGCAAATGCCCataaaagatataacaatattgACAAGCTACAAGTCAACGGGGAAACTGTGGAGAATTCTGAAGATATCACGAGGAAGATAATCTCTTTCTACCAAAAATTATACACAGAAGCTGAGGAGTGGAGACCACAATGCAGCCTAAGGGACTGCCAAACTATTAGCTCAGAGGATAATCAGATGTTATTGAGCCTCCTGAAATCTGGGAGAATGTCAAAGCATGTGTAG